The proteins below are encoded in one region of Mycobacterium shinjukuense:
- a CDS encoding arylsulfatase, with protein sequence MTTGSTEFRGKVELDIRDSEPDWGPYAAPTAPQNAPNILYLVWDDTGIATWDCFGGLVEMPAMARIAERGVRLTQFHTTALCSPTRASLLTGRNATTVGMATIEEFTDGFPNCNGRIPADTALLSEVLAERGYNTYCVGKWHLTPLEESNMASTKRHWPTSRGFERFYGFLGGETDQWYPDLVYDNHPINPPGTPEDGYHLSKDIADRTIEFIRDAKVIAPDKPWFSYVCPGAGHAPHHVFKEWADKYAGRFDMGYERYREIVLERQKSLGIVPPDTELSPINPYSDVKGPNGEPWPLQDTVRPWDSLGDEEKKLFSRMAEVFAGFLSYTDAQIGRILDYLQESGQLDNTIIVVISDNGASGEGGPNGSVNEGKFFNGYIDTVEESMKLFDHLGGPQTYNHYPIGWAMAFNTPYKLFKRYASHEGGIADTAIISWPNGIAAHGEVRDNYINVCDITPTVYDLLNMTPPDTVKGIGQKPLDGVSFKAALADPAADTGKHTQFYAMLGTRGIWHRGWFANTVHAATPAGWSHFDADRWELYHIEADRSQCHDLAAERPDKLEELKALWFSEAAKYNGLPLSDLNLVETMMRSRPYLVGERSCYVYYPDCADVGIGAAAEIRGRSFAVLADVTVDTLGAEGVLFKQGGAHGGHVLFIQDGRLHYVYNFLGERQQLISSNGAIPLGRHLFGVRYSRTGTVANSHTPVGDLTLFIDHNVVGTCADVTTHPGTFGLAGAGITVGRNGGSAVSSRYKAPFTFTGGSIAQVTVDLSGRPYEDVQSELALAFSRD encoded by the coding sequence ATGACGACTGGGTCGACGGAGTTTCGAGGCAAGGTCGAGCTGGATATTCGCGATTCGGAGCCGGACTGGGGACCGTACGCGGCACCCACCGCACCGCAGAACGCACCGAACATCCTCTACCTGGTCTGGGACGACACCGGCATCGCAACCTGGGACTGCTTTGGGGGCCTGGTCGAGATGCCCGCGATGGCCCGCATCGCCGAGCGTGGCGTGCGGTTGACGCAGTTTCACACCACCGCCCTGTGCTCGCCGACCCGGGCGTCGCTGCTGACCGGCCGCAACGCCACCACGGTGGGCATGGCCACCATCGAAGAGTTCACCGACGGCTTCCCCAACTGCAACGGTCGTATCCCGGCGGACACCGCCTTGCTCTCCGAGGTGCTCGCCGAACGCGGCTACAACACCTACTGCGTGGGCAAGTGGCACCTGACGCCGCTGGAAGAGTCCAACATGGCGTCCACCAAGCGGCACTGGCCGACCTCACGGGGTTTCGAACGGTTCTACGGGTTCCTGGGCGGGGAGACCGACCAGTGGTACCCCGACCTGGTGTATGACAACCACCCGATCAACCCGCCCGGCACACCCGAGGACGGCTATCACCTGTCGAAGGACATTGCCGACAGGACAATCGAATTCATTCGCGATGCCAAGGTAATTGCGCCGGACAAGCCGTGGTTCAGCTACGTGTGCCCCGGGGCCGGGCACGCGCCGCATCACGTCTTCAAGGAATGGGCCGACAAGTACGCTGGCCGGTTCGACATGGGCTACGAGCGCTATCGCGAGATCGTGCTGGAACGGCAAAAGTCGCTGGGGATCGTGCCACCGGACACCGAACTGTCACCCATCAACCCGTATTCGGATGTCAAGGGCCCCAACGGCGAACCGTGGCCGCTGCAGGACACGGTGCGGCCCTGGGATTCGCTGGGCGACGAAGAGAAGAAGCTGTTTAGCCGGATGGCCGAGGTGTTCGCCGGCTTCCTCAGCTACACCGATGCGCAGATCGGCCGGATCCTGGATTACCTGCAGGAGTCTGGCCAGCTGGACAACACCATCATCGTGGTGATCTCCGACAACGGCGCCAGCGGCGAGGGCGGTCCGAACGGGTCGGTCAATGAGGGCAAGTTCTTCAACGGCTACATCGACACCGTCGAAGAGAGCATGAAGCTCTTCGATCACCTCGGTGGGCCGCAAACCTACAACCACTACCCGATCGGGTGGGCGATGGCCTTCAACACCCCCTACAAGTTGTTCAAGCGCTACGCGTCACACGAAGGCGGCATCGCCGACACGGCAATCATCTCCTGGCCCAACGGTATTGCCGCGCACGGCGAGGTCCGCGACAACTACATCAACGTCTGCGATATCACCCCGACCGTCTACGACCTGCTGAACATGACACCGCCAGACACCGTCAAGGGCATCGGCCAGAAGCCGCTGGACGGTGTGAGTTTCAAAGCGGCCCTTGCTGATCCGGCTGCGGACACCGGCAAGCACACCCAGTTCTACGCCATGTTGGGCACCCGGGGGATTTGGCATCGGGGCTGGTTCGCCAACACTGTGCACGCGGCCACACCTGCGGGCTGGTCACATTTCGATGCCGACCGCTGGGAGCTCTACCACATCGAGGCCGACCGCAGTCAGTGCCACGACCTGGCCGCCGAGCGCCCGGACAAGCTCGAGGAGCTCAAGGCGCTGTGGTTTTCCGAGGCCGCCAAATACAACGGGCTGCCGCTGTCGGATCTCAACCTCGTCGAAACGATGATGCGGTCGCGGCCCTACCTGGTCGGCGAACGCTCCTGCTACGTCTACTACCCCGATTGCGCCGACGTCGGCATCGGTGCCGCCGCCGAGATTCGCGGCCGCTCGTTCGCCGTGCTGGCCGACGTGACCGTGGATACCCTTGGCGCCGAGGGGGTGCTGTTCAAGCAGGGCGGCGCGCACGGCGGGCACGTGCTGTTCATCCAGGACGGGCGCCTGCACTACGTCTACAACTTCCTCGGCGAGCGCCAGCAGCTGATCTCCTCCAACGGTGCCATCCCGCTGGGCAGACACCTGTTCGGCGTGCGCTATTCGCGGACCGGAACCGTGGCGAACAGCCACACGCCGGTCGGTGACCTCACCCTGTTCATCGACCACAACGTGGTCGGAACGTGTGCCGACGTGACGACGCATCCCGGGACGTTCGGTTTAGCGGGTGCTGGCATCACGGTCGGGCGCAACGGCGGCTCGGCGGTTTCCAGCCGCTACAAGGCACCGTTCACTTTCACCGGCGGGAGTATCGCCCAGGTCACCGTCGACTTGTCAGGCCGCCCATATGAAGATGTGCAATCCGAACTCGCGCTTGCTTTTTCGCGGGACTAA
- a CDS encoding cytochrome P450: MRPSSSVDGWPSGIDLTDPDTFANGFPHDVFEIHRQRAPVFWHEPTVHTPDGEGFWSVATYAQTVAVLRDPVTYSSVTGGQRPFGGTLLQDMPIAGQVLSMMDDPRHAEIRRLVSSGLGPRMIRRVEDDLRRRARRLVDRIEPGVACDFAVDIAPELPMQTICTLLGIPETDRHWLLAEFESGFDFRGPHTAYVSWVFGESPESRRDAYGRELIARKRAEPVDDMLSIVANATIDGAPVLSDAEVYLFFHQLFSAGTDTTRNAIAGGLLALAENPDQLRQLRGDLGLLPSAIEEMVRWTTPSPSKRRTATRATMLGGQSIEPGQKVVVWEGSANRDAGVFDRAHQFDITRTPNPHLGFGQGVHYCLGANLARLELRVFFEELLPRFQHIQVAAPVAWTRSNRRNGPQQLIVEFR; this comes from the coding sequence GTGCGCCCCAGCAGTTCTGTCGATGGCTGGCCGTCCGGTATCGATCTCACCGATCCGGACACCTTTGCGAACGGCTTCCCTCACGACGTATTCGAGATCCATCGACAGCGAGCCCCGGTGTTTTGGCACGAGCCCACCGTGCACACACCCGACGGTGAAGGCTTCTGGTCGGTAGCTACCTATGCGCAAACCGTTGCAGTGCTGCGTGATCCAGTGACCTATTCGTCGGTCACCGGCGGCCAGCGGCCGTTCGGCGGCACGCTGCTGCAGGATATGCCGATCGCCGGCCAGGTGCTCAGCATGATGGACGATCCGCGTCATGCGGAGATCCGGCGGCTGGTCAGCTCCGGGCTGGGACCGCGGATGATTCGCCGGGTCGAGGATGACCTGCGCCGGCGGGCCCGCCGTCTGGTCGACCGGATCGAGCCCGGGGTGGCGTGTGACTTCGCGGTGGATATTGCCCCCGAACTGCCGATGCAGACGATCTGCACGCTGCTCGGCATCCCGGAGACCGACCGGCATTGGCTGTTGGCGGAGTTCGAGTCCGGGTTCGACTTCCGCGGCCCCCACACGGCGTACGTGTCATGGGTGTTCGGGGAGAGCCCCGAATCGAGAAGGGATGCCTACGGACGGGAGCTGATTGCGCGCAAACGCGCTGAACCGGTCGATGACATGCTGTCGATCGTCGCCAACGCCACCATCGACGGCGCGCCGGTGCTGTCGGACGCCGAGGTGTACCTGTTCTTCCATCAACTGTTCAGCGCGGGCACCGACACCACCCGTAACGCCATCGCCGGCGGGCTGCTCGCCCTTGCCGAAAATCCGGACCAACTGCGGCAACTGCGTGGTGACTTGGGATTGTTGCCATCGGCGATCGAGGAGATGGTGCGGTGGACAACGCCGTCACCGTCGAAGCGGCGCACTGCTACCCGGGCCACCATGTTGGGCGGCCAATCGATCGAGCCCGGGCAGAAGGTGGTGGTGTGGGAGGGCTCGGCCAACCGCGATGCCGGTGTGTTCGATCGCGCACACCAGTTCGACATCACCCGCACGCCCAATCCGCACCTGGGCTTCGGCCAAGGTGTGCACTACTGCCTGGGCGCTAACCTGGCCCGGCTGGAGCTGCGGGTGTTTTTCGAGGAGCTGCTGCCGCGCTTTCAGCACATCCAGGTCGCCGCGCCCGTCGCATGGACTCGTAGCAATCGGCGCAACGGACCGCAGCAGCTGATCGTCGAGTTCCGCTGA
- a CDS encoding class I SAM-dependent methyltransferase, with protein sequence MSDDTTAGDASAVAADGTVVEIYRRLPSLGELEHIRSLLRPNSSVLDLGAGTGRVADPLAQLGHRVVAVDDSPDMLANVRYARKVQARIEDLRLAEKFDAVLLIGNMVNYLGTSLRRSVLATVAFHVAPSGQAIIQWAPPSLLAARPAGWAQTTTIGAVTTTLTIQSNRDGVCQGEFTLAADGRLWRQPVTMEQVSPEALRAELARAGLVLTTADPDATPWLHATPRP encoded by the coding sequence ATGTCTGACGACACAACAGCGGGCGATGCCAGCGCCGTAGCAGCCGACGGCACCGTGGTCGAGATCTACCGCCGATTGCCCTCGCTGGGCGAACTCGAGCACATCCGGTCGCTGCTGCGGCCTAACAGTTCGGTGCTCGACCTCGGCGCCGGCACGGGACGGGTCGCCGACCCACTGGCCCAGCTCGGTCACCGGGTCGTCGCTGTCGACGATTCGCCCGACATGCTGGCCAATGTCCGTTACGCACGAAAAGTTCAGGCCCGCATCGAAGATCTCCGGCTGGCCGAGAAGTTCGATGCCGTCCTGCTGATCGGCAACATGGTCAATTATCTGGGAACTTCACTGCGCAGATCGGTGTTGGCGACGGTGGCCTTTCACGTCGCACCGAGCGGGCAGGCAATCATCCAGTGGGCACCGCCCTCGTTACTGGCCGCGCGGCCGGCGGGCTGGGCACAAACCACAACGATCGGGGCGGTAACGACGACCTTGACCATCCAGTCCAACCGCGATGGCGTCTGCCAGGGTGAATTCACCTTGGCCGCCGACGGCCGGCTGTGGCGCCAACCGGTGACCATGGAGCAAGTCAGCCCCGAGGCACTGCGCGCCGAACTCGCGCGGGCCGGGCTCGTCCTGACAACCGCCGACCCAGATGCGACCCCGTGGTTGCACGCCACGCCGCGCCCTTGA
- the rpsQ gene encoding 30S ribosomal protein S17, with amino-acid sequence MMAEAKTPAKAAPKAAKKTAPKVADPTPAAASKEKGPKHTPRTLKPRGRRKTRIGYVVSDKMQKTIVVELEDRMRHPLYGKIIRTTKKVKAHDENSIAGIGDRVSLMETRPLSATKRWRLVEILEKAK; translated from the coding sequence GTGATGGCAGAGGCTAAGACCCCCGCGAAGGCCGCCCCTAAAGCCGCCAAGAAGACGGCCCCCAAGGTGGCCGACCCCACGCCGGCAGCCGCGTCGAAAGAGAAGGGCCCCAAGCACACTCCGCGCACCCTAAAGCCGCGCGGTCGCCGCAAGACGCGCATCGGCTATGTGGTCAGCGACAAGATGCAGAAGACCATCGTGGTCGAGTTGGAAGACCGCATGCGGCACCCGCTGTACGGCAAGATCATCCGGACCACCAAGAAGGTCAAGGCACACGACGAGAACAGCATCGCCGGTATCGGCGACCGGGTGTCGCTGATGGAGACCAGACCGCTGTCGGCCACCAAGCGCTGGCGGCTGGTTGAGATCCTGGAGAAGGCCAAGTAG
- the rpmC gene encoding 50S ribosomal protein L29, giving the protein MAVGVSPGELRELTDEELTERLRESKEELFNLRFQMATGQLNNNRRLRTVRQEIARIYTVLRERELGLASGPGDADEKES; this is encoded by the coding sequence ATGGCGGTGGGAGTTTCCCCTGGCGAACTGCGTGAGCTCACCGACGAAGAGCTGACCGAGCGGTTGCGCGAATCCAAGGAAGAGCTATTCAATCTGCGCTTCCAGATGGCGACCGGGCAGCTCAACAACAACCGCCGGCTCCGCACGGTGCGTCAGGAAATCGCGCGCATCTACACCGTGCTGCGCGAACGAGAGTTGGGCCTGGCATCCGGACCCGGTGACGCCGACGAGAAGGAATCGTGA
- the rplP gene encoding 50S ribosomal protein L16: MLIPRKVKHRKQHHPRQRGIASGGTTVNFGEYGIQALEHAYVTNRQIESARIAINRHIKRGGKVWINIFPDRPLTKKPAETRMGSGKGSPEWWVVNVKPGRVLFELSYPNEQTARAALTRAIHKLPLKARIITREEQF; this comes from the coding sequence ATGTTGATTCCCCGCAAGGTCAAGCACCGCAAGCAACATCATCCGCGACAACGCGGCATCGCCAGCGGCGGCACGACGGTGAACTTCGGCGAGTATGGTATCCAGGCCCTCGAGCACGCCTACGTCACCAACCGGCAGATCGAGTCCGCTCGTATCGCCATCAACCGGCACATCAAGCGCGGCGGCAAGGTGTGGATCAACATCTTCCCCGACCGCCCGTTGACCAAAAAGCCCGCGGAGACCCGGATGGGTTCGGGTAAGGGCTCACCGGAGTGGTGGGTGGTCAACGTCAAGCCGGGCCGGGTGCTGTTCGAGCTGAGCTACCCCAACGAACAGACCGCCCGGGCGGCGCTCACCCGCGCAATCCACAAGTTGCCGCTCAAGGCGCGCATCATCACCCGAGAGGAGCAGTTCTGA
- the rpsC gene encoding 30S ribosomal protein S3, whose translation MGQKINPHGFRLGITTDWKSRWYADKQYAEYVKEDVAIRRLLSSGLERAGIADVEIERTRDRVRVDIHTARPGIVIGRRGTEADRIRADLEKLTGKQVQLNILEVKNPESQAQLVAQGVAEQLSNRVAFRRAMRKAIQSAMRQPNVKGIRVQCSGRLGGAEMSRSEFYREGRVPLHTLRADIDYGLYEAKTTFGRIGVKVWIYKGDIVGGKRELVAATAAGAERPRRERPSGTRPRRSGASGTTATGTDAGRAVGGDEGAETAGTAADGAAAPTLEAQES comes from the coding sequence GTGGGCCAGAAGATCAATCCGCACGGTTTCCGGCTGGGCATCACCACCGACTGGAAGTCGCGCTGGTATGCCGACAAGCAATACGCCGAGTATGTCAAGGAGGACGTCGCGATCCGCCGGCTGCTCTCCAGCGGCCTGGAACGTGCGGGCATTGCCGATGTGGAGATCGAGCGAACCCGAGACCGGGTCCGGGTGGACATCCACACCGCCCGTCCGGGCATCGTGATCGGCCGGCGTGGCACCGAGGCGGACCGGATCCGCGCAGACCTGGAGAAGCTCACCGGCAAGCAGGTCCAGCTCAACATCCTCGAGGTCAAAAACCCCGAGTCGCAAGCGCAATTGGTGGCCCAAGGGGTTGCCGAACAGTTGAGCAACCGGGTGGCGTTCCGGCGTGCCATGCGCAAGGCCATCCAGTCGGCGATGCGTCAGCCCAACGTCAAGGGCATCCGGGTGCAGTGCTCGGGCCGCCTCGGCGGAGCGGAAATGAGCCGTTCGGAGTTCTACCGCGAGGGCCGCGTCCCGCTGCACACGTTGCGCGCCGACATCGACTACGGCTTGTACGAGGCCAAGACCACTTTCGGCCGGATCGGTGTGAAGGTGTGGATCTACAAGGGCGACATCGTCGGCGGCAAACGCGAATTGGTCGCCGCGACGGCCGCGGGCGCCGAGCGTCCGCGCCGGGAGCGTCCGTCGGGCACCCGTCCGCGTCGCAGCGGCGCCTCGGGCACCACGGCAACCGGTACCGACGCCGGTAGGGCCGTCGGCGGCGACGAAGGCGCTGAGACCGCCGGCACGGCGGCCGATGGCGCGGCCGCGCCGACCCTTGAAGCGCAGGAGAGCTGA
- the rplV gene encoding 50S ribosomal protein L22, with product MSSTTEYPSAVAKARFVRVSPRKARRVIDLVRGRSVADALDILRWAPQAASEPVAKVIASAAANAQNNNGLDPATLVVATVYADEGPTAKRIRPRAQGRAFRIRRRTSHITVVVESRPTKDVRSSRARRAEASKAAAKAPAKAPAKKAATKAPAKKAPAGSGAAKAPAKKASATKASTKTSEAADAKGGSD from the coding sequence ATGAGCAGCACTACCGAATATCCGTCGGCGGTGGCCAAGGCACGGTTTGTGCGGGTATCGCCGAGAAAGGCCCGCCGGGTCATCGACCTGGTGCGGGGTAGGTCGGTGGCCGACGCGCTCGACATCCTGCGCTGGGCGCCACAGGCCGCCAGCGAGCCGGTGGCCAAGGTGATCGCCAGCGCCGCGGCCAACGCGCAGAACAACAACGGGCTGGACCCGGCGACCCTGGTGGTCGCCACCGTCTACGCCGACGAGGGCCCGACCGCCAAGCGGATCCGCCCGCGTGCCCAGGGGCGCGCGTTCCGGATCCGCCGGCGCACCAGCCACATCACCGTCGTGGTGGAAAGCAGGCCGACGAAGGACGTGAGGTCGTCGCGGGCCCGCCGCGCCGAGGCCAGCAAGGCCGCCGCGAAGGCACCCGCCAAGGCACCTGCCAAGAAGGCGGCCACGAAGGCGCCGGCCAAGAAGGCACCCGCCGGTTCAGGTGCCGCGAAGGCACCCGCCAAGAAGGCATCGGCAACGAAAGCATCTACCAAGACGTCTGAGGCCGCTGACGCGAAGGGAGGCTCAGACTAG
- the rpsS gene encoding 30S ribosomal protein S19, giving the protein MPRSLKKGPFVDAHLLKKVDAQNEKNTKQVIKTWSRRSTIIPDFIGHTFAVHDGRKHVPVFVTEAMVGHKLGEFAPTRTFKGHIKDDRKSKRR; this is encoded by the coding sequence ATGCCACGCAGCCTGAAGAAGGGTCCGTTCGTGGACGCCCATCTGCTCAAGAAGGTCGACGCACAGAACGAGAAGAACACCAAGCAGGTCATCAAGACCTGGTCGCGGCGGTCGACCATCATTCCGGACTTCATCGGCCACACCTTCGCCGTGCACGATGGACGCAAACACGTGCCGGTGTTTGTCACCGAGGCGATGGTGGGCCACAAGCTGGGTGAGTTCGCGCCGACGCGCACCTTCAAGGGGCACATCAAAGACGACCGGAAATCCAAGCGGCGATGA
- the rplB gene encoding 50S ribosomal protein L2, which translates to MAIRKYKPTTPGRRGASVSDFAEITRSTPEKSLVRPLHGRGGRNAHGRITTRHQGGGHKRAYRLIDFRRNDKDGVNAKVAHIEYDPNRTARIALLHYLDGEKRYIIAPNGLSQGDVVESGPNADIKPGNNLPLRNIPAGTLVHAVELRPGGGAKLARSAGSSIQLLGKEGSYASLRMPSGEIRRVDVRCRATVGEVGNAEQANINWGKAGRMRWKGKRPSVRGVVMNPVDHPHGGGEGKSSGGRHPVSPWGRPEGRTRNRNKASNKLIVRRRRTGKKHGR; encoded by the coding sequence ATGGCAATTCGCAAGTACAAGCCGACGACCCCCGGTCGTCGCGGCGCCAGCGTGTCCGATTTTGCTGAAATCACCCGGTCAACCCCGGAGAAGTCGTTGGTGCGGCCGTTACACGGTCGTGGTGGCCGCAACGCGCACGGGCGGATCACCACCCGCCACCAGGGCGGCGGTCACAAGCGCGCTTACCGGCTCATCGACTTCCGCCGCAACGACAAGGACGGTGTCAACGCCAAGGTCGCGCACATCGAATACGACCCGAACCGCACGGCACGTATCGCTTTGCTCCACTACCTCGACGGCGAGAAACGCTACATCATCGCGCCCAACGGACTTTCGCAGGGTGATGTGGTGGAGTCCGGCCCCAACGCCGACATCAAGCCGGGCAACAACCTGCCGCTGCGCAACATCCCGGCCGGGACCTTGGTGCACGCGGTGGAGCTTCGGCCCGGGGGAGGCGCCAAGCTTGCCCGCTCGGCCGGGTCCAGCATCCAGCTGCTCGGCAAGGAGGGCAGCTACGCGTCGTTACGTATGCCCAGTGGTGAGATCCGCCGGGTCGACGTTCGCTGCCGCGCCACGGTCGGCGAGGTCGGCAATGCCGAGCAGGCAAACATCAACTGGGGCAAGGCCGGTCGTATGCGGTGGAAAGGCAAGCGTCCGTCGGTTCGCGGTGTGGTGATGAACCCGGTGGACCACCCGCACGGCGGCGGCGAGGGTAAGAGCTCCGGTGGCCGTCACCCGGTCAGCCCATGGGGTAGGCCCGAGGGTCGCACCCGCAACCGGAACAAGGCCAGCAACAAACTCATCGTCCGACGCCGCCGCACCGGCAAGAAGCACGGGCGTTAG
- the rplW gene encoding 50S ribosomal protein L23, whose product MATIADPRDIILAPVISEKSYGLLDNNVYTFVVRPDSNKTQIKIAVEKIFAVKVESVNTANRQGKRKRTRTGYGRRKNVKHAIVTLAPGSKPIDLFGTPT is encoded by the coding sequence ATGGCGACCATCGCTGATCCCCGCGACATCATCCTGGCCCCGGTCATCTCGGAAAAGTCTTACGGGTTGCTCGACAACAACGTGTACACCTTCGTGGTGCGCCCCGATTCCAACAAGACACAGATCAAGATCGCGGTCGAGAAGATCTTTGCCGTCAAGGTCGAATCGGTGAACACCGCCAACCGACAAGGCAAGCGTAAGCGCACCCGGACCGGATACGGCAGGCGCAAGAACGTCAAGCACGCCATCGTCACCCTGGCGCCCGGCAGCAAACCGATCGACCTATTCGGAACACCGACCTAG
- the rplD gene encoding 50S ribosomal protein L4 — translation MAAKTLKIDVKTPAGKVAGTIELPAELFDVPANIALMHQVVTAQRAAARQGTHSTKTRGEVSGGGRKPYRQKGTGRARQGSTRAPQFTGGGVVHGPRPRDYSQRTPKKMIAAALRGALSDRARNGRIHAVTELVEGQTPSTKSAKAFLATLTDRKQVLVVIGRSDEAGAKSVRNLPGVHVLAPDQLNTYDVLRADDVIFSVEALDAYIAANTNTPEEVSA, via the coding sequence ATGGCAGCCAAGACTCTCAAGATCGACGTCAAGACGCCGGCGGGCAAGGTCGCCGGAACCATCGAGCTGCCGGCCGAGCTGTTCGACGTGCCGGCGAACATCGCGCTGATGCATCAGGTGGTCACCGCGCAGCGGGCGGCGGCACGGCAGGGTACCCACTCGACGAAGACGCGCGGCGAGGTCAGTGGGGGTGGCCGCAAGCCCTACCGGCAGAAGGGGACGGGCCGCGCCCGGCAGGGCTCGACGCGGGCCCCGCAGTTCACCGGCGGTGGTGTCGTGCACGGACCCAGGCCGCGCGACTACAGCCAGCGCACCCCTAAGAAGATGATCGCCGCGGCATTGCGTGGGGCGCTGTCCGACCGGGCCCGCAACGGGCGCATCCACGCGGTCACCGAGCTGGTGGAGGGTCAGACCCCTTCCACCAAGAGCGCCAAGGCATTCCTGGCCACGCTCACCGATCGCAAACAGGTGCTGGTGGTCATCGGGCGCAGCGACGAGGCCGGTGCGAAGAGCGTGCGCAATTTGCCCGGTGTGCACGTCCTGGCGCCCGACCAGCTCAACACCTATGACGTGCTGCGGGCCGACGATGTGATCTTCAGCGTCGAGGCGCTGGACGCCTACATCGCGGCCAACACCAATACTCCCGAGGAGGTTTCAGCCTGA
- the rplC gene encoding 50S ribosomal protein L3: MARKGILGTKLGMTQVFDENNKVVPVTVVKAGPNVVTRIRTPERDGYSAVQLAYGEISPRKVNKPQTGQYTAAGVNPRRHLAELRLDDPEAAAEYQVGQELTAEIFTDGSYVDVTGTSKGKGFAGTMKRHGFRGQGASHGAQAVHRRPGSIGGCATPARVFKGTRMAGRMGNARVTVQNLLVHKVDAENGVLLIKGAVPGRTGGLVMVRSAIKRGEN, from the coding sequence ATGGCGCGCAAGGGCATTCTCGGTACCAAGCTGGGCATGACGCAGGTGTTCGACGAGAACAACAAGGTCGTCCCGGTCACCGTGGTCAAGGCGGGTCCGAACGTGGTGACCCGCATCCGCACGCCGGAGCGGGACGGTTACAGCGCTGTGCAATTGGCCTACGGCGAGATCAGTCCGCGCAAGGTCAACAAGCCGCAGACCGGCCAGTACACCGCCGCGGGGGTCAACCCGAGGCGTCACTTGGCCGAGCTGCGGTTGGATGACCCGGAGGCGGCGGCCGAGTATCAGGTTGGCCAGGAGCTGACGGCGGAGATCTTCACCGACGGCAGCTATGTTGACGTCACCGGTACGTCCAAGGGCAAGGGTTTTGCCGGCACCATGAAACGGCACGGCTTTCGTGGGCAAGGCGCCAGCCACGGCGCCCAGGCGGTGCATCGCCGTCCGGGCTCCATCGGCGGCTGTGCCACGCCGGCGCGGGTGTTCAAGGGCACCCGGATGGCCGGTCGGATGGGCAATGCCCGGGTGACCGTGCAAAACCTGTTGGTGCACAAGGTCGATGCCGAGAACGGCGTGTTGCTGATCAAGGGCGCGGTGCCCGGCCGCACCGGTGGACTCGTCATGGTCCGCAGCGCGATCAAGCGAGGTGAGAACTGA
- the rpsJ gene encoding 30S ribosomal protein S10 — protein MAGQKIRIRLKAYDHEAIDASARKIVETVVRTGASVVGPVPLPTEKNVYCVIRSPHKYKDSREHFEMRTHKRLIDILDPTPKTVDALMRIDLPASVDVNIQ, from the coding sequence GTGGCGGGACAGAAGATCCGCATCAGGCTGAAGGCCTACGACCATGAGGCTATTGATGCTTCGGCGCGCAAGATCGTCGAGACCGTCGTCCGTACCGGTGCCAGCGTCGTGGGTCCGGTGCCGCTGCCGACCGAGAAGAACGTGTATTGCGTCATCCGCTCTCCGCACAAGTACAAGGATTCGCGGGAGCATTTCGAGATGCGCACCCACAAGCGGTTGATCGACATTCTCGACCCGACGCCAAAGACCGTTGACGCCCTGATGCGCATCGATCTGCCGGCCAGTGTCGACGTCAACATCCAGTAG